The window ATAGTGTTATAGGTAAATCTGGACTTGAACTGGCATATGAGGAAGAGCTGAGGGCCATTGATGGATATAGCATTAATATTGTGGATGCGGATGGCGTAAATATAGAAACAGTGGCTCTTTTGCCGGCACAAAACGGAAAGGATATCCAGCTTACGGTGGATGCGGATGTGCAGAACAAGGCTTATGAACAGTTCGCATCAGACCCTGGTGTGGCGGCGGCCATGAATCCAAAGACAGGAGAAGTACTTGCCCTGGTGAGCACTCCTGGGTTTGACCCCAATGAGTTTGTCATGGGAATGTCTGATAAGCGGTGGAATGAACTGAGCAATGATGAAAATAAGCCGCTGATGAACCGTTTTTACAACACATGGGTTCCCGGCTCTACTTTTAAGGCTGTGACTGCTGCTATAGGACTTGAGAGTGGAAAACTGGATCCGGAAGCTAACATGGGGTATGTGGGACTGAAATGGCAGAAGGATGGAAGCTGGGGAGATTATTTTGTCACCACGCTGACTGATTATGGGGAGACAGTGAATTTGGAAAATGCCCTTGTCTACTCTGACAATATATATTTTGCAAGGGCAGCTTTGGATATAGGGCAGGATGATCTGATCCAGAAATTTAAGACTATGGGTTTTGAGGAGGAGATTCCGTTTGAACTGGAGTTGGCAGTCTCTACTTATGATGATGATGACAATATAGATTCTGATATCCAGCTGGCAGATACAGGTTATGGCCAGGGCCAGCTTCTTGTGAATCCTGTCCATATGCTCTCTATGTACACCATGTTTGTAAATAGTGGGGATATGGTACAGCCTACGCTTATTTACCAAGAGTCACCACAGCCGGTAATGTGGAAAAAGCAGGTTATTTCCCCCCAGACCGCGGAGACTGTGAAAAATGATCTGATACAGGTCATTGAAAACCCCTCGGGCACGGGGGCAGGCGCCAGGATTGAAGGGATCACCATGTTGGGAAAGACGGGGACTGCGGAGATCAAGGAAAGCCAGGATGATACGGCTGGCATAGAGAGAGGCTGGTTTATATGTGAGACAACAGAGGATATAGAGAAGCCAATTGTGGCAGCAGGCATGGTGGAAGATGTGAAGGAGAAAGGCGGGAGCAATTATGTGACCGATAAGGTGAGAGAAATTGTGGCTGCCTATGAACAGTGATTGCTATTGAATGAAAGGAGGTACAGACAGGGCGTAAAATGAAAGAGTTATTGAAAAATACCCTTCCTTTTTGGAATGACCTTACAGAGGAAGAAAAGAACAGGTTAGCATTACAGGTGATGGAAAGCTCCTATGAGAAGGGCAGTGTGCTTCATTATGGAGGGCGGGAATGTGCCGGGGTCCAGATTATCAGAAAGGGCCAGGCAAGAGTTTTTGTGACTTCCCCGGCAGGGGGAGAGATTACTTTGTTCCGCCTGCTGGGCGGCGATGTAAGTATATTAAGCGCAGCATGTATGATGAGAGGTTTGGATATAGAGCTGGATATGGAGATAGAAGAGGATTCAGTCATATGTACAATACCTAAAATACTTTATAAAGAGATTAGTGACAAAAATGCAAAGGTAAAAGATTATACTCTGGAGATGATATCAGAAAGGTTTTCAGATATTATGTGGCTGTTCAATCAGTATGTATTTTCCAATGTGGCCTCCCGCCTGGCAGATTCGATTTTGGAGCACAGGGCACTGGGCGGGACAGATAATCTCACTATTACCCATGATGCCCTGGCAAGGGACATTGGGACAGCAAGGGAAGTTGTAACAAGACTTTTAAAGCAGTTCCAGACTGACGGACTGGTGAGGCTCACCAGAGGCCATGTGGAGGTATTAGATGCTGTGAAGCTGGGTAAAGTATAATATAGATTGTTTTGTGATTTTGTCACAGAAAAATACTGGATATGTGGTATACTATAACCAGTGACAGAGAAGTCAAAGACCACGATGCAGGCATCGGGGGATTAGACCCCTGCGGCAGCCGGCAGATGGATATGTAAACATGTCCGCCGGGTTCGTTGCCCGCGGGAATAAACAATATTATATAGAATCAAAGGAGGAAATAAAATGTCAGTTGTCAAACTTACAACAGAAAATTTTGAGCAGGAAGTGATTCATTCAGATAAACCAGTACTGGTTGATTTTTATGCAGATTGGTGCGGCCCGTGTAAAATGATGGCTCCGGTGGTAGAGGAGATTGCTGCAGAGAAGGAAGATGTGAAGGTAGGAAAGTTAAATATTGATGAAGAAATGGAAATTGCCCAGAAATATAAGGTTATGAGCATCCCTACATTTATGGTATTTAAAGGAGGGGAGGCAGTAAAAAGAGATATGGGGGCAAAGCCAAAAAGTGAAGTGATCTCCATGTTTGAGTAGGCATTGCCTATTTTGCGCCAATTTCTGGCGGGTATACAGGACTGTACGGCAGGGTGTTTTAAGCAGGACATTTTCAGGTATAATATGGGCGGCAATCCGCCCTATGAATATATCTGAAAGTGTCCTGCTTTTATACTCAGGCGCCCAGGCGTTGTTTGTGCTGAATTTAGAAGGTTATAGTGTGGGTTGCAATCCTTTCCTGAAAGGCTTTGTCATGCTCTATGAAGATCATGGCCGGGGCATATTCTGTAAGAAGTGCCTCTATCTGCATGCGGGAGAATACATCTATAAAATTTAAGGGTTCATCCCAGAAAAACAGGTGGGCAGGTTCGCAGAGACTTTTCGCTAAAAGTACTTTCTTTTTCTGCCCCTGGCTGAAATTTTGGATGGGTTTCTCAAACTGTATCCGTTCGATCCCTAATTTTCTAAGTACTGTCTTAAAAGTACTTTCATTTAACCCATAGGTCCTGGAAAACTCAGTCAAAGTACCCTGCATCCAGGTGGTATCTTGAGGGATATAGGATATTTTGATACCAGTTCCTATATAGAAGGAACCTTTGTGAGGAACGGGGTCTCCCAGCAAAAGCCTCATCAGACTGGTCTTTCCGCAGCCATTTTTTCCTTTCAGGCATATACGGTCCCCCTTGTGTACAGAAAAGCTGATATTTTGGCATACGGATATATCCCCATAGGAGATGCTGATATTATCTGCGGATAAAAGCAGGCTTGAGTGCCAGGGCAGGGAGTTTAGTTTCAGGTTCTCAGCCGTCTCAATATTTTTAAGCAGCTTTTCCTTTTCGCAAAGTGCATGTTCTTCTCTGTTCTGGATGGATTTTGCACGTTTCATCATTTTGGCTGCCTGATGTCCAATATGCCCTCTGTCCGGCTTAAGTCCGCCAACACGGGTTCCGGTCTTAGTTTTTTCAATTTTGTTGGACCATGCCGCGTTCTGCCGGGAGGATTCTTTAAGCCGGCGGATCTCTCCCTTTAATTGGATGCTGCGTTCTTCTTCCATTTTGTCTAGCGCCTTTTTATTCTCATACCAGGAAGTGAAGTTTCCCTTTTGGAGCTCTATATTCGCCTTGTTTATTGAAAGTATATGGTCAACACACTTATCCAGAAAGAACCGGTCGTGGGAAACCAGGATAAATCCTTTTTTAGAGAGCAGATATTCAGCTACTAGTTTTCTGGCATGTTCATCCAGATGATTGGTGGGTTCGTCAATTAACAGAAATGCATTGTCCCTGAGAAAGAGGGCTGCAAGCAGAGTCTTTGTCTGCTCGCCATTGCTGAGTGTCCGAAAAGGACGGTAAAGTACCCCGGGATCAGTGCCTAACAAGTTTAATTCTCTGAATATCTGCCAGTCTTCTGCCTGGGGTGATATTCTTTCTACTATAGAAAGTGTGATTTCATTAGGTGTATCCACAGGATATGGGAAGTATTCAAAGCATACATTGGAATGGATGGCTCCCCTATACTCGTATTTGTCCATAAGCAGATTTAGAAAGGTAGTTTTGCCCCGGCCATTTCTGCCGATAAAGCCAAGCTTCCAGTCTGTATCTATCTGGAAGGAGACGTCCTGGAATATATAGTCAAAGCTGCTGTCATAGGAAAATGTTAGGTTGGATATTTGTATTCTTGACATAAATGTACCTCCTGATTTTAACGGGACAGGCAGACCGTATCTGCCCATATTATAAAAAGGCCGCAGGAAAGTTGATTCCTGCGGCCTCTGTAACATTAAATAATGGTATATACAATGCCCACATGATTATAGAAGACACCATGCCACGTTACGAGAAGAAGATGAATGAACTTTCCTGTGCCTGCACAACAAAAAACGGACAATATAAGTGTACAATGTCCTTTGCTTTTGCCAGTAATTTGCTGTGCATGTAAAATTAACAGGAAAAATTCTTCATTCTTTCATCTCCAATCTTTGATCTAAAAAGGATACATCCTTAAGGGGATGCTTTAGACTTGTCTGCTGATATGGTAACAGATGCATGGCCCTATGTCAATTATGTAACGCCAGGAATTTTTCTAAATTAATTTGAAAAAGTATGCCCAGAGGGCACCCCTTAATCCATGCCCTTTGGGTATGCTTATTGAACTACTAATATTCAATAAGGAATACTTATTGAACTACTAATATTCAATAAGGAATACTTATTGAACTACTAATATTCAATAAGGAATACTTATTGAACTACTAATGTTCAATAAGGTATATTCCAGTGCAGGAATAAATTCCATAGGGTTATTCTAAAGTACGAAAAAATGCTAATCTATGAAAAATGTGTTAGAATTAAAAAATAGTTTCAAAAAGCCTGCCAAAAGCAGCCCTCATTTTTTTCATGGGGTTAAGGTAAGCAGGCAGAATATAGATTTTAAATGGAGGCTTATATGTCACTACAATTTATTTTGGGAAATTCAGGGGCAGGGAAATCTTATTATCTGTATCAAAAAATCATAAAGGAATCTATGGAAAATCCCGGCATGAATTATCTGGTCATTGTGCCTGAGCAGTTTACCATGCAGACGCAGAAGGATTTATGTGCTATGCATCCAAGACGTGGGATCATGAATATTGATGTGCTGAGTTTTGGCCGTCTTGCACACCGTATCTTTGAGGAAACAGGGGGGGATGCAAAGCATGTCCTGGATGATGAGGGGAAAAACCTGATTCTGAGGAAGATTGCGGGAAACTATGGGCAGGATTTAAAAGTACTGGGGGGGAATCTGAAGAAGCAGGGATATATCAGTGAGGTAAAATCTGTAATTTCTGAGTTCACCCAATATGGGATAGGGTTTGATGAGCTGGATCAATTGATGGGAGAGTTGGGGGCGGGAAGCTACTTATATTATAAACTGGAAGATATACGCAAGATATATGAAGGGTTTGAGAAATATCTTGCGGACAAATATATTACAAAGGAGGAACTTCTGGATGTGCTGAGCGACGCGGTGCCACGTTCCGGCCTTTTAAAAAAGAGTGTGGTGGCACTGGACGGATTTACAGGTTTTACGCCTGTGCAGAATAAGCTACTGGGCGAACTGATGAAAGTGTGCAGCAAGGTTTTTGTCACTGCAGTTATGGACAGAAGGGAGGATCCGTATGTATACAGGCATCCCTACCAGTTATTTGGCCTAAGCAAGCAGATGCTCTCCGGCCTGATAAAGACTGCCGGTGAATGTAAGGCTGGCCTGGAGGATGCGGTCATGTTATATCAAAAGCCTTCCTATAGATTCCGGGATAATGCCGTTCTAGGCTTTCTGGAAGAGGAGCTGTTTAGATATTCCAGGAACCAGTATACTAAGGACCAGGACAGACTTACCATACATGTGGCCAGAAATCCAAAGAAGGAGGCAGAGGCGGTTGCCTTACGGGTCCGTTTCCTTGTCAGGGAGAAGGGACTTCGCTACAGAGATATTGGGGTCATAGCCAGTGACCTGAACGTATATGCCGCGCACCTGGAAAAGGCTTTTGAAAATTGTGGGATACCAGCTTTTATGGACCATAAAAAAAGCATCCTCCAAAATGCTTTTGTAGAATATCTGCGCAGCCTTCTGGTTATGGCAGAACAGAATTTTTCCTACGAGAGCGTGTTCCGTTTTTTGAGGACTCAGATGACGGACTTTACGGCGGAAGAAACAGACTGTATGGAAAACTATGTGCTGGCGCTGGGGATAAAGGGGTATAAAAACTGGCAGAGGGCCTGGGTGAGGCAGACAAGGGAAACAGGTTTAAAGGAGCTGGAGACATTAAACGGATATAGGGTACGGTTCGTGGAAGGTGTGGATTCTCTCATGTATATTTTGAGACAGCGCAGTAAGAC of the Luxibacter massiliensis genome contains:
- a CDS encoding penicillin-binding transpeptidase domain-containing protein; amino-acid sequence: MPSRKEYKKQKGRQGGKKFKWVLPVVLAVLIVLAAIGAFSVRTILKMRPAPEDSLKQYFSLLEKGEYEDMYNMLDAGTKQSVSQEDFINRNQNIYEGIRAANIKVQAKGEPKYQDGKKRVSLTYTSDMDTLAGKITFDNKMQLVKEDGQYCIVWDSTLIFPALKNEYKIQINTESAVRGSILDRNGQMLAGQGLVSEVGIVPGKLGEDADGAIRKAGEILDMTEDEIRQRLDASYVQEDSFVPLKAVAKNSTDVEEELLKIPGIMINDQEERVYPFGAAAGHLTGYVQSVTAEDLEELEGKGYHENSVIGKSGLELAYEEELRAIDGYSINIVDADGVNIETVALLPAQNGKDIQLTVDADVQNKAYEQFASDPGVAAAMNPKTGEVLALVSTPGFDPNEFVMGMSDKRWNELSNDENKPLMNRFYNTWVPGSTFKAVTAAIGLESGKLDPEANMGYVGLKWQKDGSWGDYFVTTLTDYGETVNLENALVYSDNIYFARAALDIGQDDLIQKFKTMGFEEEIPFELELAVSTYDDDDNIDSDIQLADTGYGQGQLLVNPVHMLSMYTMFVNSGDMVQPTLIYQESPQPVMWKKQVISPQTAETVKNDLIQVIENPSGTGAGARIEGITMLGKTGTAEIKESQDDTAGIERGWFICETTEDIEKPIVAAGMVEDVKEKGGSNYVTDKVREIVAAYEQ
- a CDS encoding Crp/Fnr family transcriptional regulator yields the protein MKELLKNTLPFWNDLTEEEKNRLALQVMESSYEKGSVLHYGGRECAGVQIIRKGQARVFVTSPAGGEITLFRLLGGDVSILSAACMMRGLDIELDMEIEEDSVICTIPKILYKEISDKNAKVKDYTLEMISERFSDIMWLFNQYVFSNVASRLADSILEHRALGGTDNLTITHDALARDIGTAREVVTRLLKQFQTDGLVRLTRGHVEVLDAVKLGKV
- the trxA gene encoding thioredoxin yields the protein MSVVKLTTENFEQEVIHSDKPVLVDFYADWCGPCKMMAPVVEEIAAEKEDVKVGKLNIDEEMEIAQKYKVMSIPTFMVFKGGEAVKRDMGAKPKSEVISMFE
- the abc-f gene encoding ribosomal protection-like ABC-F family protein: MSRIQISNLTFSYDSSFDYIFQDVSFQIDTDWKLGFIGRNGRGKTTFLNLLMDKYEYRGAIHSNVCFEYFPYPVDTPNEITLSIVERISPQAEDWQIFRELNLLGTDPGVLYRPFRTLSNGEQTKTLLAALFLRDNAFLLIDEPTNHLDEHARKLVAEYLLSKKGFILVSHDRFFLDKCVDHILSINKANIELQKGNFTSWYENKKALDKMEEERSIQLKGEIRRLKESSRQNAAWSNKIEKTKTGTRVGGLKPDRGHIGHQAAKMMKRAKSIQNREEHALCEKEKLLKNIETAENLKLNSLPWHSSLLLSADNISISYGDISVCQNISFSVHKGDRICLKGKNGCGKTSLMRLLLGDPVPHKGSFYIGTGIKISYIPQDTTWMQGTLTEFSRTYGLNESTFKTVLRKLGIERIQFEKPIQNFSQGQKKKVLLAKSLCEPAHLFFWDEPLNFIDVFSRMQIEALLTEYAPAMIFIEHDKAFQERIATHTITF